ACTCACGGCTAATCACTGAGGTATCGAGTGGGTTAGCTTTTTGATAATCGGCCAATATAACGCCAAACTCTTCTGGTCTATCAAGGGTTGTTAGGGCTTCTTGTAATCCATTCAAAGCATCTTTGCTTTCTGGCTCGGTTGGATAATATTTCAGGATGTACTTATAATCCAAAACGGCATTCTCTAATTTATTCAAACTTACGAAGGCACTTGCTCGTTTGATAAGAGCCAGTGGTACAAGCGAGCTCTTGGGTCTTTCCATAATCAGGCGTGAATACGCTGATATAGCCTGAGAATAGCGTTGGTTTTGTAATTCGTTTTCGGCTGTTTGGAACAACGACTTATCCAAGTAAATAGACTCTGGAAATTGCTTAGTAACGTCATCTAGGGTTTTCTTTCCGCCAGCTTCGTCTTTCAACAAAATCTGTATCATCCCTTTTTGGTAGAGGGCATAGTCACGATCAGATTTATTGCTTCGATATGCCAAATCATAGTATTTTAAGGCTTGTTCATAATTACGTTTAGCATAATACGTATCTGCCAAACGAACGATAGCATCTTGATACGTTTGTGAATCTTTGGTTGCTTGGCGGTCAGTAAATTCTTTAAAGTAAATATTGGCTTTGTCGTAATCCTTGAGGTTATAATACGCATAGGCTACTGAGTAGCGACTTTTTTGCTGTAGTTCGGCCAGATTTACGGTACGAACATCGTTGGTATTAATCAAACTCTGGTAATAGTTGACAGCTTCCTGAAAACGCTTTTCAGCCGAAAGTGCCTCCGCTTTCCAGAAAGTAGCCGAATATCTTAATTCTGGATTTTCGGGCATACGCAACGATTTGTCAAAAAAAGTAATGGATTCGAGATACGCCTCCTCGTTGTATCTTTTTACGCCTTGATTATACGCAATACGTTGATAAGCTAGGTTGGTTCTGGTGGTTCTTTTCTTCAAACCTTCGATATAAGCCAATGCTGCCAAATAATTATTGGAAGCCAAATAGGCTTCACTAATAAGTTCGTTAGCTTCGTCTTCAAGTCTTGAACCAGGGTATTGTGCCAAAAATGTTTCAAAGGCTTTTACGCTCTCGCCTCCTCTACCCAAATCCAAAAGCACTTTAGCATAATTAAAAGTAGCTTCTTCCTTTACAGTTTTATTAAAGGTTAGTTTGCTGGCTTGGTCAAAAGCTCCTAGTGCGTAATTAAGATTGTTGGATTTTTGATAGCAAATTCCCAACACAAAGGCTGAATACTGACCTAGGGTGTCTTTTACTGCAGCTACATTACGAAGCTGTTCGGTCGCAGGCACAAATTGATTGGTTTTATACAAACTATAACCATAACGATATGCCACAGCAGGAAGCATACCTTGCGACTTGTAGTTTTTATAAACACCATAATAATAAGAGGCTTTTTCAAAATTGCCTTGTTGAAAATACACTTCTGCCGTAAGTAATGCTACGTCTTCTAGCTTTCGACCTGAATTCTTTTCTCGAAGAATTGGCTCGGTATAAGCTAACATTTCGGTAAGCTTGCCTTGGCGATAATACGCATTGGCAATCCATGAAGGCATTTCGCTGCGATACATCGACGACTGTTCGGCTCTTTTAAAATCGGGGATAGCCTCCTCGTAATGTTTGGCACGAAATTGAATAACACCTGCATAATAAGCAGCCGATGGGCCAAACTCTGGATTTGAACTTTCTTTCAGTCGATTAAAGATACTTAGAGCATTTGAATAGTTTTGTAAGGTAAAGTGAGCAATACCTAAGCGATACTGAGCAGCTTCATCCGACTTGGAGCTTTTCGACAAATAATCGATGGCTCGGGCATAATCGCCATTATCAAAAAAGTAATTGCCTATTTCACGAAACAAGGTAGACGATACCGTATGCTCGGGGTGTTCTCGAACAAAGCGGTCGGCCAAAAGTTCTGTTTCGGCTCGATTCATATACAAACTACACATAATGATGTAGTACTGAGCCCATGCGGTATTAGGATCGTTTTTGTCCAAAAAATTTCTATCGCTAGACAAATACAGCTGAAACTCTGCTCGGGCAGCCTCATAACTCTTAGATTCAAAGTATTCTTGCCCATTCCGAAAATGTATGTTCACTTCAGAATAATTCAGTGTACTTTGAGCATACAACTGGCTATTGGAAATACTACAAGATGCGGCTAAAGACAAAAATACAATCGAAGGTAATTTTTTCATTAGAAATATTTTTTGGGATATTGTCAACTTATAAGATATGCGTTATAAGCCGAAATTTTATTTGTTTAACAAGTGAGGCTTTACTACTTTCACGTTTTAAAAACGCAAAATGTAAACGTTAAATTATGAAAAAAATCTCATTTTTCGCTATTTGCTTACTGCTTAGCTTCATTTCATCAGCACAAACTAACAAACAACAACCCAAGATTGAGTATTTCTTATCGATGGAAAAACCTCAGTCTCATTACTTTGATGTAGTGGTACAAGTTTCAAACATCGATGCAAAAACTAAACAACAGGGTTTTGTCGATTTTAAGATGGCCGTATGGACACCGGGTTCGTACTTGGTGCGTGAATATGCCAAAAACGTAGAATCGGTGTCTGCCTCTAGTGGTAATTTACCAGTAAATGCCGAAAAAATCAACAAAAATACTTGGCGTGTCAAAATTCAATCTTCTACTCAAGAATTGCGACTAAAATACAAAGTTTATGCTTATGAACTGTCCGTTCGTACCTCGTTTTTGGACGATTCTCATGGTTATTTAAACCCTGCGAGTGTTTTTGTTTATGTTAATGATTGGAAAAACCTTCCTTCTACCTTAAAAATCAACCCTTACCAAGGATGGAACACGATTTCAACAGGGTTGAAAAGCCTTGGTAATAATACCTTCCAAGCTGAAAACCTCGATATTCTTATTGACTCTCCTATAGAGATTGGTACACAAAAAGTTCTTTCTTTCGACTTAAATGGTATTCCTCACAAAATAGCCATGTATGGCGAGGCCAAATACGATGCTGCCAAAGTAACCGATGATATTAAAAAGGTGTGTGCTTCGGCTACTTCGGTGGTTGGCGAACACCCTTGCAAAGATTATACTTTCTTGATTCATAATTTGGCCGCTGGTGGTGGTGGTTTAGAACACCTTAATTCTACAACTTGCCAAACGTCGAGAACTAGTTACGAAAATGAAAAAGCTTATAAAGGCTTTCTTAGCTTGATTGCTCATGAATATTTTCACCTTTGGAATGTAAAAAGAATCAGACCTAAAGCTCTTGGGCCTTTCGATTATGAAAACGAAAATTACACACATATGCTTTGGTTTTCGGAAGGTTGTACAAGTTTTTACCAAAACTATATTTTAAGAAGAGCTTCGGTTTTCTCGCCAGAAGAATACATCAATTCGTATGTCGGTGAAATCAACGTTATCGAAAACCAACCAGGCAATGCCGTTCAGTCGGTAGCTGAGTCTAGCTGGGATGCGTGGATTAAGTATTACCGTCCAAACGAAAACTCAAGAAATAGCACAGTTTCGTATTATGACAAAGGTGCTGTCTTAGGGGGTATTCTAAATCTCGAAATACTGGCTTCTACAAAAGGTGCTAAAAACCTCGACGATGTTATGAGATACCTTTACCAAACCTATTACAAAAAATTAGGTCGTGGCTTTACTGACGAAGAGTTCAAGGCTGCTGTTAATTTGGTTTCGGGTAAAGACCTAAAAGATTTCTTCCAGAAATATATTTTTGGTACTGAAGAAATTCCTTATAATGATTACTTAAAAGCAGTAGGTATGCAATTGATAGATGCCAATGCCAATAATAACAGTGCTTTTTTAGGTGCAGACGTTCGTGCGGGTTCGCCTCGTATTACAGCGGTAAGAAAAGATTCTCCAGCCTATAACGATGGTCTAAATGTTGGTGACGAAATCCTCTCAATCGATGACAATAAAGTTGACGATTTGAATAAGTTTGTAGCAACCAAAAAAATTGGTGATGTTATTCAGGTAAAAGTAAAAAGAGATGGTTTAGAAAAAACCTATTCGGTTACTTTAAGCAAAAGCCCTATTAAAAACTATAAGATTGAGGCTCTTCCTAATAGCACCGAAAGCCAACAGGCTCTTTACAAAAAATGGTTGTTTATTTAACAATCGTATTTTTTTAACAAAAATCCCGAGAAACTTATTCCTCGGGATTTTTTTGTTAAAAAGGATTCAATGCTTCATTGAGGTCGTCGTACATAGCATGGAAACGGGCTATCACACGCTCCACAAACTCGTCGGTAATCAAACTTCTCACTTCGTCTTCTCCTCCTACTTCTGTTTCTGCAATTTTGAAGGTCTGTTCTAAATCAGGCGTTTCAAACTTTACAAAGAACTTCCCATTCCATTTATACAAAGAGACTTTACATTTTGGATTCGGAATATCGCCAATAAAATACATATCTGATTGTATTAAGCTTGTTCGTCTTCAATAATAGTAACGCTGATAATCTTATCACCTTGTCTGATTTGGTCAATTACATCTAAGCCATCAATCACTCTGCCAAAACAAGTATGGTTACGGTCTAGGTGGGCGGTATTGCGACGGCTGTGACAAATAAAGAATTGTGAGCCTCCTGTATTTCTACCACGGTGAGCCATTGACAATACGCCACGGTCGTGGTACTGGTTATTGCCTGTCAATTCGCAGGGAATCGTATAACCTGGGCCACCAGCTCCTGTGCCTGTTGGGTCGCCACCTTGAATCATAAAATCTGGAATAACTCGGTGAAAAGTAACGCCATCATAAAATCCTTTTTTCGATAAATCAACGAAATTTTTTACGTGGATTGGTGCATCCTCCTCATAAAAAGTTATGGTCATTAGACCTTTATCGGTCAACATTTCAGCTTTTAACATACTTATTTAATATTAAAGATTGTTATACAATTGGGTTGCAAAGTTAAAACATCTCGTTTACTTTTCATGATATTCTGGCTATATCTTTACCTTTCCTCGAATAATGTCAAAAAACATCAGAAAGTCACTAGCCAGGCTATACAAGGGGTATTGAAAAGTAGCAGGGCGATTCTTTTCAAAAAAGAAATGACCCACCCAAGCAAACCCATAACCCACCACAGGTATCGCCCAAAGCAATTGCCAAGCACCCAACAAACAAATTCCTAAGAGAAACAGTATTACTAAGGCTGTTCCAATAAAATGCAGTAATTTTGAGATAGGGTTTTGATGCTCGCTCAAATAAAAAACATAAAACTCTTTCAATCGTTTATATCTTATTATACCATCAACTTTATTTTCCATTTTATTACTTTTTAAAGATGAAACATAATATTACCAGCAATTTAGCTAAAATTATCATTATATTCCCTCTTTTATTGTTGTTAGGGTGTGGTACCGACAAAAAAGAAGAAGCTATCAAATTTTTTAAAAGAGGAAACTACAAACTAAAAGACCGAGAGTACGAAGAAGCGATTCATTGGTATGGAGAAGCTATTATCAAAAACCCAGATTTTGCCGATATTTATAACAATCGTGGGTTAGCTTATCAGAAAAGTGACAAACTTGAAAAGGCATTAGAAGATTATAACAAAGCACTGGAGGTTGATGCAAAATTTTGGGAAGCCTATTACAATCGTGCAGAATTGTTTTTTGCCTTAGGCAATTTTAAAGCCAGTCTTCAGGACTTAACCAAAATTGCTAAAGTTTATAAAGACTCTAGTTTTTATTTCGTAAGCTTGGGTAATACCAAAACCCAACTCAACGACCTGTCGGGTGCTACAGCCGACTACGAGCGAGCCATATTACTCAACCCCAAAAATGCCGACGCTTATACCAATCATGGCTATTTGTATTTTCAACAAAACAATTATCCTTTGGCTCAAATCGACTTTGAAAAAGCTTTGGCTATCAACCCAAAACAAGATTTTGCGCTCAATAACCTAGCTTTTATTTTAGGTGAAAAAGGTCAATATAAAGAAGCACTGGTTTTGGTAGACAAAGCTATTTTCTTAAAACCTGCTCAGCCTTATTATCTCAACAACAAAGGTTATATCCTTTTACAACTTGGGCAGCTAGAGCCAGCCAAGGAGGCTATTGAACACTCGCTCAGAATTGAAGGTAACAATGCTTTTGCTTTACGCAACCTAGGATTATATTATACAAAAAAAGGGGATACTCAAAAAGCTCAAGAATTGTTAACCAAAGCAAAAGCAATTAATCCAGCGATTAGTTTTGGGCAAAAATAGACTATTATTTGTAGACAAATGCAGTTTGGTTGAGGCGTATTGAACACAAAATGTAATATCTCAAAATAATACAACAAAACACAAGTGTTTTCTCGGCAATTATCGATACATGACTTAGAATAATTATATTTTCCAATAAAAAAAGGAACTGATTTTTCAGTTCCTTTTTTTATTGGAATAGCCTATTAATCATTTTTGGAGGGTTATTTTTCTCGAATTTCACCTTAAAAATGCTTTTCCGAACCGCCTGAGAATCGTGTATTTGAAGGTATTCTAGGTATTTGTACAGAATATTCGATTCTCAGAAAACTGTATTTTAGGCATATTTACCTCGCAGGCATCACAAACGAACGTTTATATTGCTTAAACATTTCGGCATTAACTTTGGCATCGGTTTGTACCTCAAGCAACTGGGGCGAATCAGTAATCTGCATGATTCTGCTAACGGCTTCGGTAAGTTGACCAAAATTAGTAGCCAGAAAATAATCAAGTCCCGACTCCTTAGCAGTAAGTTCTGCGGTAAAATTTTGTTGGGTTTCAAAGTAACCCTCTAGCTCAGGCTGCTTACTTGGCCCATCAATCATTCTAAAAATAACACCTCCATGATTATTCATCAAAATAATTTTGAGATTGGCGGGCAGGTAAATATTCCAAAGAGCATTTCGGTCGTAGAAAAAAGCAACATCCCCCACCAACAAATATACGGGTTGGTCTGTAGCAAGGGCTGCCCCTACCGCAGTACTTACACAGCCATCTATACCACTTGTACCCCTGTTAGCAAACACTTCAATATTTTTATGGGTATCTATTCCAATATGATTGGTATAGCGTACTGCCATAGAGTTGGCAACGTGTAATTGACAGTTATGAGGTAAACTATCAATGATTTGCTTATAAGCATATAACTCGTGCCAAGTACCTATATCAGTCAAAAACTGTTCGCAATGTTGTTGAGCTTTCCATTGGTATTTTTGCCAAGCAGCCAAATACGACCCATCTCGTTCGTCGGAATCACCATTTTTAAAGGCTTCAAAATCTAAATCCTCCAATAGCCTATCAAAAAACACTTCTGGCTTCAGTGGAATACTATGTGTCAAAGATTGAAAAGTATCAATCAAATGCTCGTCGAGTTGCAAATGCCAATGCTCAACAGGTTTATTATTTCTAATAAACCCTTTAAAAGCTTTTGATATAAACGATTTACCAAATGTAATCAGAAGTTCGGGGGCAAGCTCGTCGAGTTCATTATTGATAAACAAATCTTGCTTTGTGATAAAATCGCCCTGTAGGTTAGTAATCACATCGCCCAAGACTACTACATTAAATTCTTCTTGAAGCTTCTGTAAGGTTTTTGATAAAGCTTCGTTAGGTTTATCTTGTCCACCAGCTATCAGAATTTTGTCATATTGCTGAAAACGCTCTAACAGCTCAAAC
The DNA window shown above is from Flectobacillus major DSM 103 and carries:
- a CDS encoding tetratricopeptide repeat protein encodes the protein MKKLPSIVFLSLAASCSISNSQLYAQSTLNYSEVNIHFRNGQEYFESKSYEAARAEFQLYLSSDRNFLDKNDPNTAWAQYYIIMCSLYMNRAETELLADRFVREHPEHTVSSTLFREIGNYFFDNGDYARAIDYLSKSSKSDEAAQYRLGIAHFTLQNYSNALSIFNRLKESSNPEFGPSAAYYAGVIQFRAKHYEEAIPDFKRAEQSSMYRSEMPSWIANAYYRQGKLTEMLAYTEPILREKNSGRKLEDVALLTAEVYFQQGNFEKASYYYGVYKNYKSQGMLPAVAYRYGYSLYKTNQFVPATEQLRNVAAVKDTLGQYSAFVLGICYQKSNNLNYALGAFDQASKLTFNKTVKEEATFNYAKVLLDLGRGGESVKAFETFLAQYPGSRLEDEANELISEAYLASNNYLAALAYIEGLKKRTTRTNLAYQRIAYNQGVKRYNEEAYLESITFFDKSLRMPENPELRYSATFWKAEALSAEKRFQEAVNYYQSLINTNDVRTVNLAELQQKSRYSVAYAYYNLKDYDKANIYFKEFTDRQATKDSQTYQDAIVRLADTYYAKRNYEQALKYYDLAYRSNKSDRDYALYQKGMIQILLKDEAGGKKTLDDVTKQFPESIYLDKSLFQTAENELQNQRYSQAISAYSRLIMERPKSSLVPLALIKRASAFVSLNKLENAVLDYKYILKYYPTEPESKDALNGLQEALTTLDRPEEFGVILADYQKANPLDTSVISREYELAKNLFYKDAFDKAIPALKEYVRKYPNANDVYEANYLIAEAYIKLNNKQEALRYYYIVIAENKFKNVNKAVAKAAQIEFEGTNYVRAITNYKTLLSLAIDKKDVQTSLIGLMESYYNTPKSDSTLYFARQIINNGDVILGAKSKANLYIGRIYMQQGDLVRATEAFNQTIAIAKDDLGGEAQIMLAKMLYNEKKYKESSDMIMNKFRTDFAAVSDPVIGKAYLLLADNFIAMDNIVQARTTLNSIINNLPDEQSVEQARLKLRSIERR
- a CDS encoding M61 family metallopeptidase — its product is MKKISFFAICLLLSFISSAQTNKQQPKIEYFLSMEKPQSHYFDVVVQVSNIDAKTKQQGFVDFKMAVWTPGSYLVREYAKNVESVSASSGNLPVNAEKINKNTWRVKIQSSTQELRLKYKVYAYELSVRTSFLDDSHGYLNPASVFVYVNDWKNLPSTLKINPYQGWNTISTGLKSLGNNTFQAENLDILIDSPIEIGTQKVLSFDLNGIPHKIAMYGEAKYDAAKVTDDIKKVCASATSVVGEHPCKDYTFLIHNLAAGGGGLEHLNSTTCQTSRTSYENEKAYKGFLSLIAHEYFHLWNVKRIRPKALGPFDYENENYTHMLWFSEGCTSFYQNYILRRASVFSPEEYINSYVGEINVIENQPGNAVQSVAESSWDAWIKYYRPNENSRNSTVSYYDKGAVLGGILNLEILASTKGAKNLDDVMRYLYQTYYKKLGRGFTDEEFKAAVNLVSGKDLKDFFQKYIFGTEEIPYNDYLKAVGMQLIDANANNNSAFLGADVRAGSPRITAVRKDSPAYNDGLNVGDEILSIDDNKVDDLNKFVATKKIGDVIQVKVKRDGLEKTYSVTLSKSPIKNYKIEALPNSTESQQALYKKWLFI
- a CDS encoding peptidylprolyl isomerase, whose amino-acid sequence is MLKAEMLTDKGLMTITFYEEDAPIHVKNFVDLSKKGFYDGVTFHRVIPDFMIQGGDPTGTGAGGPGYTIPCELTGNNQYHDRGVLSMAHRGRNTGGSQFFICHSRRNTAHLDRNHTCFGRVIDGLDVIDQIRQGDKIISVTIIEDEQA
- a CDS encoding DUF962 domain-containing protein, whose product is MENKVDGIIRYKRLKEFYVFYLSEHQNPISKLLHFIGTALVILFLLGICLLGAWQLLWAIPVVGYGFAWVGHFFFEKNRPATFQYPLYSLASDFLMFFDIIRGKVKI
- a CDS encoding tetratricopeptide repeat protein, with the protein product MKHNITSNLAKIIIIFPLLLLLGCGTDKKEEAIKFFKRGNYKLKDREYEEAIHWYGEAIIKNPDFADIYNNRGLAYQKSDKLEKALEDYNKALEVDAKFWEAYYNRAELFFALGNFKASLQDLTKIAKVYKDSSFYFVSLGNTKTQLNDLSGATADYERAILLNPKNADAYTNHGYLYFQQNNYPLAQIDFEKALAINPKQDFALNNLAFILGEKGQYKEALVLVDKAIFLKPAQPYYLNNKGYILLQLGQLEPAKEAIEHSLRIEGNNAFALRNLGLYYTKKGDTQKAQELLTKAKAINPAISFGQK
- the menD gene encoding 2-succinyl-5-enolpyruvyl-6-hydroxy-3-cyclohexene-1-carboxylic-acid synthase — encoded protein: MAILQPIINIAEILAQKGVTEAVISPGSRNAPLTIALVRHPKIRTRSISDERSAAFIAMGMAQVSERPVAICCTSGSAAYNYAPAVAEAFFQEIPLIILTADRPAEWIHQHDGQTIFQDTIFGKHVKASWSLGTDYTHPDAQWHIQRVVNEAVNLANAFPKGPVHINVPLREPFYPTADETIRFEPQRIIERFATETQLPKSVWFELLERFQQYDKILIAGGQDKPNEALSKTLQKLQEEFNVVVLGDVITNLQGDFITKQDLFINNELDELAPELLITFGKSFISKAFKGFIRNNKPVEHWHLQLDEHLIDTFQSLTHSIPLKPEVFFDRLLEDLDFEAFKNGDSDERDGSYLAAWQKYQWKAQQHCEQFLTDIGTWHELYAYKQIIDSLPHNCQLHVANSMAVRYTNHIGIDTHKNIEVFANRGTSGIDGCVSTAVGAALATDQPVYLLVGDVAFFYDRNALWNIYLPANLKIILMNNHGGVIFRMIDGPSKQPELEGYFETQQNFTAELTAKESGLDYFLATNFGQLTEAVSRIMQITDSPQLLEVQTDAKVNAEMFKQYKRSFVMPAR